One genomic segment of Sorex araneus isolate mSorAra2 chromosome X, mSorAra2.pri, whole genome shotgun sequence includes these proteins:
- the ZNF711 gene encoding zinc finger protein 711 isoform X1 translates to MDSGGGSLGLHTSDSRMAHTMIMQDFVAGMAGTAHIDGDHIVVSVPEAVLVSDVVTDDGITLDPGLAAEVVHGPDIITETDIVTEGVIVPEAVLEADVAIEEDLEETDGDHILTSELITETVRVPEQVFVADLVTGPDGHLEHVVQDCVSGVDSPTVVSEEVLVTNSDTETMIQATDGVPGSTVTIKTEDDEDFDDEDDDEDDEDDDEEDEDDDDVKSTSEDYLMISLDDVGEKLEHMGNTPLKMGNDVSQEDVKEDGFGSEVIKVYIFKAEAEDDVEIGGTEIVTESEYTNGHSVTGVLDQNRMQREKMVYMAVKDSSQDDDISCAEIADEVYMEVIVGEEEGTSLPETQLEHSDVNKTIVPVVWAAAYGDERRASRRYEDCQTSGNTLDLALENRSSTAAQYLQICDGINTNKVLKQKSKKRRRGETRQWQTAVIIGPDGQPLTVYPCHICTKKFKSRGFLKRHMKNHPDHLMRKKYQCTDCDFTTNKKVSFHNHLESHKLINKVDKTHEFSEYTRRYREASPLSSNKLILRDKEPKMHKCKYCDYETAEQGLLNRHLLAVHSKNFSQVCVECGKGFRHPSELKKHMRTHTGEKPYQCQYCVFRCADQSNLKTHIRSKHGNNLPYKCEHCPQAFGDERELQRHLDLFQGHKTHQCPHCDHKSTNSSDLKRHIISVHTKDFPHKCEVCDKGFHRPSELRKHSDIHKGRKIHQCRHCDFKTSDPFILSGHILSVHTKDQSLKCKRCKRGFRQQNELKKHMKTHTGRKIYQCEYCEYSTTDASGFKRHVISIHTKDYPHRCEFCKKGFRRPSEKNQHIMRHHKEALL, encoded by the exons TGGCTGGAATGGCTGGTACTGCGCATATCGATGGAGACCATATTGTTGTTTCAGTTCCTGAGGCTGTGTTAGTTTCTGATGTAGTCACAGATGATGGGATAACTCTAGATCCTGGCTTAGCAGCTGAAGTTGTACATGGGCCTGATATCATCACTGAGACTGACATAGTAACAGAAGGTGTGATTGTACCTGAAGCTGTACTTGAAGCTGATGTTGCCATTGAAGAAGATTTAGAGGAAACTGATGGTGATCACATTTTGACTTCCGAATTAATAACAGAAACCGTTAGAGTACCTGAACAGGTTTTTGTGGCTGACCTTGTTACAGGTCCTGATGGACACTTAGAACATGTGGTCCAAGATTGTGTTTCTGGAGTTGACTCTCCCACAGTCGTGTCAGAGGAGGTTCTTGTAACAAATTCAGATACAGAAACTATGATTCAGGCAACTGATGGTGTTCCTGGTTCTACAGTTACAATTAAAACGGAAGATGATGAAGATtttgatgatgaggatgatgatgaagatgatgaggatgatgatgaggaaGATGAGGATGACGATGATGTCAAAAGCACTTCGGAAGATTACTTGATGATATCCT TGGATGATGTTGGTGAAAAATTAGAGCATATGGGAAATACACCATTAAAAATGGGCAATGATGTTTCACAAGAAGATGTTAAAGAAGATGGATTTGGTTCAGAAGTAATAAAAGTGTATATATTCAAAGCTGAGGCTGAAGATGATGTTGAAATAG gtggAACAGAAATTGTGACAGAGAGTGAGTACACTAATGGACATTCTGTAACAGGAGTGCTTGATCAGAACCGAATGCAGCGGGAGAAGATGGTTTACATGGCTGTTAAAGATTCTTCACAAGATGATGAtatca gtTGCGCTGAAATAGCAGATGAAGTTTACATGGAAGTCATTgtaggggaagaggaaggaactTCTCTCCCTGAGACTCAGCTTGAACACTCTGATGTTAATAAAACAATTGTCCCTGTTGTCTGGGCTGCGGCATATG GGGATGAAAGAAGAGCTTCACGAAGATATGAAGATTGCCAAACATCAG GAAATACTTTGGATTTAGCATTAGAAAACAGAAGTAGTACAGCAGCACAGTACCTTCAAATTTGTGATGGCATTAATACAAATAAAGTGCTTAAACAAAAAtctaagaagaggagaagaggagaaaccaGGCAATGGCAAACAG CTGTTATAATAGGTCCGGATGGACAGCCCCTGACAGTGTACCCTTGCCATATTTGTACAAAAAAGTTTAAATCCAGAGGATTCttgaaaaggcacatgaaaaatcaTCCTGATCatttgatgagaaaaaaataccAGTGTACAGATTGTGACTTTACAACTAACAAGAAAGTGAGTTTTCATAACCATTTAGAAAGCCATAAGCTTATTAACAAAGTTGACAAAACTCATGAGTTTTCTGAATACACACGAAGATACAGAGAGGCTAGTCCACTGAGCTCAAATAAACTTATATTGAGGGACAAGGAGCCGAAGATGCACAAATGCAAATACTGTGACTATGAAACTGCAGAGCAAGGACTGTTAAACAGACATTTGCTGGCTGTTCACAGCAAGAATTTTTCTCAAGTTTGTGTTGAGTGTGGCAAGGGCTTTCGACATCCTTCAGAACTCAAGAAGCATATGAGAACCCATACTGGTGAAAAGCCATATCAGTGTCAGTACTGTGTCTTCAGATGTGCAGATCAGTCAAATCTGAAAACTCATATTAGGTCTAAGCATGGTAACAATTTGCCATATAAATGTGAACATTGTCCCCAAGCATTTGGTGATGAAAGGGAACTTCAGCGTCATTTGGATTTGTTCCAAGGACATAAGACACACCAGTGTCCTCATTGTGACCATAAGAGCACCAATTCAAGTGACCTTAAGCGGCACATCATATCTGTACATACTAAGGATTTTCCTCACAAGTGTGAGGTCTGTGATAAAGGTTTTCATCGTCCTTCTGAGCTCAGAAAGCATAGTGATATCCATAAAGGCAGGAAGATTCATCAGTGTAGGCACTGTGACTTTAAAACATCAGATCCATTTATTCTTAGTGGCCATATCCTTTCAGTTCATACTAAGGATCAGTCATTGAAGTGTAAAAGGTGCAAGAGAGGGTTCAGACAACAAAATGAACTCAAAAAACATATGAAGACCCATACTGGAAGAAAGATTTACCAATGTGAGTATTGTGAATACAGCACTACAGATGCGTCTGGCTTTAAACGACACGTGATATCTATACATACAAAGGACTATCCACACAGGTGTGAATTCTGCAAGAAGGGATTTCGAAGACcatcagaaaaaaatcagcaTATTATGAGGCACCACAAGGAGGCTCTTTTGTAA
- the ZNF711 gene encoding zinc finger protein 711 isoform X3, protein MDSGGGSLGLHTSDSRMAHTMIMQDFVAGMAGTAHIDGDHIVVSVPEAVLVSDVVTDDGITLDPGLAAEVVHGPDIITETDIVTEGVIVPEAVLEADVAIEEDLEETDGDHILTSELITETVRVPEQVFVADLVTGPDGHLEHVVQDCVSGVDSPTVVSEEVLVTNSDTETMIQATDGVPGSTVTIKTEDDEDFDDEDDDEDDEDDDEEDEDDDDVKSTSEDYLMISLDDVGEKLEHMGNTPLKMGNDVSQEDVKEDGFGSEVIKVYIFKAEAEDDVEIGGTEIVTESCAEIADEVYMEVIVGEEEGTSLPETQLEHSDVNKTIVPVVWAAAYGDERRASRRYEDCQTSGNTLDLALENRSSTAAQYLQICDGINTNKVLKQKSKKRRRGETRQWQTAVIIGPDGQPLTVYPCHICTKKFKSRGFLKRHMKNHPDHLMRKKYQCTDCDFTTNKKVSFHNHLESHKLINKVDKTHEFSEYTRRYREASPLSSNKLILRDKEPKMHKCKYCDYETAEQGLLNRHLLAVHSKNFSQVCVECGKGFRHPSELKKHMRTHTGEKPYQCQYCVFRCADQSNLKTHIRSKHGNNLPYKCEHCPQAFGDERELQRHLDLFQGHKTHQCPHCDHKSTNSSDLKRHIISVHTKDFPHKCEVCDKGFHRPSELRKHSDIHKGRKIHQCRHCDFKTSDPFILSGHILSVHTKDQSLKCKRCKRGFRQQNELKKHMKTHTGRKIYQCEYCEYSTTDASGFKRHVISIHTKDYPHRCEFCKKGFRRPSEKNQHIMRHHKEALL, encoded by the exons TGGCTGGAATGGCTGGTACTGCGCATATCGATGGAGACCATATTGTTGTTTCAGTTCCTGAGGCTGTGTTAGTTTCTGATGTAGTCACAGATGATGGGATAACTCTAGATCCTGGCTTAGCAGCTGAAGTTGTACATGGGCCTGATATCATCACTGAGACTGACATAGTAACAGAAGGTGTGATTGTACCTGAAGCTGTACTTGAAGCTGATGTTGCCATTGAAGAAGATTTAGAGGAAACTGATGGTGATCACATTTTGACTTCCGAATTAATAACAGAAACCGTTAGAGTACCTGAACAGGTTTTTGTGGCTGACCTTGTTACAGGTCCTGATGGACACTTAGAACATGTGGTCCAAGATTGTGTTTCTGGAGTTGACTCTCCCACAGTCGTGTCAGAGGAGGTTCTTGTAACAAATTCAGATACAGAAACTATGATTCAGGCAACTGATGGTGTTCCTGGTTCTACAGTTACAATTAAAACGGAAGATGATGAAGATtttgatgatgaggatgatgatgaagatgatgaggatgatgatgaggaaGATGAGGATGACGATGATGTCAAAAGCACTTCGGAAGATTACTTGATGATATCCT TGGATGATGTTGGTGAAAAATTAGAGCATATGGGAAATACACCATTAAAAATGGGCAATGATGTTTCACAAGAAGATGTTAAAGAAGATGGATTTGGTTCAGAAGTAATAAAAGTGTATATATTCAAAGCTGAGGCTGAAGATGATGTTGAAATAG gtggAACAGAAATTGTGACAGAGA gtTGCGCTGAAATAGCAGATGAAGTTTACATGGAAGTCATTgtaggggaagaggaaggaactTCTCTCCCTGAGACTCAGCTTGAACACTCTGATGTTAATAAAACAATTGTCCCTGTTGTCTGGGCTGCGGCATATG GGGATGAAAGAAGAGCTTCACGAAGATATGAAGATTGCCAAACATCAG GAAATACTTTGGATTTAGCATTAGAAAACAGAAGTAGTACAGCAGCACAGTACCTTCAAATTTGTGATGGCATTAATACAAATAAAGTGCTTAAACAAAAAtctaagaagaggagaagaggagaaaccaGGCAATGGCAAACAG CTGTTATAATAGGTCCGGATGGACAGCCCCTGACAGTGTACCCTTGCCATATTTGTACAAAAAAGTTTAAATCCAGAGGATTCttgaaaaggcacatgaaaaatcaTCCTGATCatttgatgagaaaaaaataccAGTGTACAGATTGTGACTTTACAACTAACAAGAAAGTGAGTTTTCATAACCATTTAGAAAGCCATAAGCTTATTAACAAAGTTGACAAAACTCATGAGTTTTCTGAATACACACGAAGATACAGAGAGGCTAGTCCACTGAGCTCAAATAAACTTATATTGAGGGACAAGGAGCCGAAGATGCACAAATGCAAATACTGTGACTATGAAACTGCAGAGCAAGGACTGTTAAACAGACATTTGCTGGCTGTTCACAGCAAGAATTTTTCTCAAGTTTGTGTTGAGTGTGGCAAGGGCTTTCGACATCCTTCAGAACTCAAGAAGCATATGAGAACCCATACTGGTGAAAAGCCATATCAGTGTCAGTACTGTGTCTTCAGATGTGCAGATCAGTCAAATCTGAAAACTCATATTAGGTCTAAGCATGGTAACAATTTGCCATATAAATGTGAACATTGTCCCCAAGCATTTGGTGATGAAAGGGAACTTCAGCGTCATTTGGATTTGTTCCAAGGACATAAGACACACCAGTGTCCTCATTGTGACCATAAGAGCACCAATTCAAGTGACCTTAAGCGGCACATCATATCTGTACATACTAAGGATTTTCCTCACAAGTGTGAGGTCTGTGATAAAGGTTTTCATCGTCCTTCTGAGCTCAGAAAGCATAGTGATATCCATAAAGGCAGGAAGATTCATCAGTGTAGGCACTGTGACTTTAAAACATCAGATCCATTTATTCTTAGTGGCCATATCCTTTCAGTTCATACTAAGGATCAGTCATTGAAGTGTAAAAGGTGCAAGAGAGGGTTCAGACAACAAAATGAACTCAAAAAACATATGAAGACCCATACTGGAAGAAAGATTTACCAATGTGAGTATTGTGAATACAGCACTACAGATGCGTCTGGCTTTAAACGACACGTGATATCTATACATACAAAGGACTATCCACACAGGTGTGAATTCTGCAAGAAGGGATTTCGAAGACcatcagaaaaaaatcagcaTATTATGAGGCACCACAAGGAGGCTCTTTTGTAA
- the ZNF711 gene encoding zinc finger protein 711 isoform X4: MDSGGGSLGLHTSDSRMAHTMIMQDFVAGMAGTAHIDGDHIVVSVPEAVLVSDVVTDDGITLDPGLAAEVVHGPDIITETDIVTEGVIVPEAVLEADVAIEEDLEETDGDHILTSELITETVRVPEQVFVADLVTGPDGHLEHVVQDCVSGVDSPTVVSEEVLVTNSDTETMIQATDGVPGSTVTIKTEDDEDFDDEDDDEDDEDDDEEDEDDDDVKSTSEDYLMISLDDVGEKLEHMGNTPLKMGNDVSQEDVKEDGFGSEVIKVYIFKAEAEDDVEIGGTEIVTESEYTNGHSVTGVLDQNRMQREKMVYMAVKDSSQDDDIRDERRASRRYEDCQTSGNTLDLALENRSSTAAQYLQICDGINTNKVLKQKSKKRRRGETRQWQTAVIIGPDGQPLTVYPCHICTKKFKSRGFLKRHMKNHPDHLMRKKYQCTDCDFTTNKKVSFHNHLESHKLINKVDKTHEFSEYTRRYREASPLSSNKLILRDKEPKMHKCKYCDYETAEQGLLNRHLLAVHSKNFSQVCVECGKGFRHPSELKKHMRTHTGEKPYQCQYCVFRCADQSNLKTHIRSKHGNNLPYKCEHCPQAFGDERELQRHLDLFQGHKTHQCPHCDHKSTNSSDLKRHIISVHTKDFPHKCEVCDKGFHRPSELRKHSDIHKGRKIHQCRHCDFKTSDPFILSGHILSVHTKDQSLKCKRCKRGFRQQNELKKHMKTHTGRKIYQCEYCEYSTTDASGFKRHVISIHTKDYPHRCEFCKKGFRRPSEKNQHIMRHHKEALL; the protein is encoded by the exons TGGCTGGAATGGCTGGTACTGCGCATATCGATGGAGACCATATTGTTGTTTCAGTTCCTGAGGCTGTGTTAGTTTCTGATGTAGTCACAGATGATGGGATAACTCTAGATCCTGGCTTAGCAGCTGAAGTTGTACATGGGCCTGATATCATCACTGAGACTGACATAGTAACAGAAGGTGTGATTGTACCTGAAGCTGTACTTGAAGCTGATGTTGCCATTGAAGAAGATTTAGAGGAAACTGATGGTGATCACATTTTGACTTCCGAATTAATAACAGAAACCGTTAGAGTACCTGAACAGGTTTTTGTGGCTGACCTTGTTACAGGTCCTGATGGACACTTAGAACATGTGGTCCAAGATTGTGTTTCTGGAGTTGACTCTCCCACAGTCGTGTCAGAGGAGGTTCTTGTAACAAATTCAGATACAGAAACTATGATTCAGGCAACTGATGGTGTTCCTGGTTCTACAGTTACAATTAAAACGGAAGATGATGAAGATtttgatgatgaggatgatgatgaagatgatgaggatgatgatgaggaaGATGAGGATGACGATGATGTCAAAAGCACTTCGGAAGATTACTTGATGATATCCT TGGATGATGTTGGTGAAAAATTAGAGCATATGGGAAATACACCATTAAAAATGGGCAATGATGTTTCACAAGAAGATGTTAAAGAAGATGGATTTGGTTCAGAAGTAATAAAAGTGTATATATTCAAAGCTGAGGCTGAAGATGATGTTGAAATAG gtggAACAGAAATTGTGACAGAGAGTGAGTACACTAATGGACATTCTGTAACAGGAGTGCTTGATCAGAACCGAATGCAGCGGGAGAAGATGGTTTACATGGCTGTTAAAGATTCTTCACAAGATGATGAtatca GGGATGAAAGAAGAGCTTCACGAAGATATGAAGATTGCCAAACATCAG GAAATACTTTGGATTTAGCATTAGAAAACAGAAGTAGTACAGCAGCACAGTACCTTCAAATTTGTGATGGCATTAATACAAATAAAGTGCTTAAACAAAAAtctaagaagaggagaagaggagaaaccaGGCAATGGCAAACAG CTGTTATAATAGGTCCGGATGGACAGCCCCTGACAGTGTACCCTTGCCATATTTGTACAAAAAAGTTTAAATCCAGAGGATTCttgaaaaggcacatgaaaaatcaTCCTGATCatttgatgagaaaaaaataccAGTGTACAGATTGTGACTTTACAACTAACAAGAAAGTGAGTTTTCATAACCATTTAGAAAGCCATAAGCTTATTAACAAAGTTGACAAAACTCATGAGTTTTCTGAATACACACGAAGATACAGAGAGGCTAGTCCACTGAGCTCAAATAAACTTATATTGAGGGACAAGGAGCCGAAGATGCACAAATGCAAATACTGTGACTATGAAACTGCAGAGCAAGGACTGTTAAACAGACATTTGCTGGCTGTTCACAGCAAGAATTTTTCTCAAGTTTGTGTTGAGTGTGGCAAGGGCTTTCGACATCCTTCAGAACTCAAGAAGCATATGAGAACCCATACTGGTGAAAAGCCATATCAGTGTCAGTACTGTGTCTTCAGATGTGCAGATCAGTCAAATCTGAAAACTCATATTAGGTCTAAGCATGGTAACAATTTGCCATATAAATGTGAACATTGTCCCCAAGCATTTGGTGATGAAAGGGAACTTCAGCGTCATTTGGATTTGTTCCAAGGACATAAGACACACCAGTGTCCTCATTGTGACCATAAGAGCACCAATTCAAGTGACCTTAAGCGGCACATCATATCTGTACATACTAAGGATTTTCCTCACAAGTGTGAGGTCTGTGATAAAGGTTTTCATCGTCCTTCTGAGCTCAGAAAGCATAGTGATATCCATAAAGGCAGGAAGATTCATCAGTGTAGGCACTGTGACTTTAAAACATCAGATCCATTTATTCTTAGTGGCCATATCCTTTCAGTTCATACTAAGGATCAGTCATTGAAGTGTAAAAGGTGCAAGAGAGGGTTCAGACAACAAAATGAACTCAAAAAACATATGAAGACCCATACTGGAAGAAAGATTTACCAATGTGAGTATTGTGAATACAGCACTACAGATGCGTCTGGCTTTAAACGACACGTGATATCTATACATACAAAGGACTATCCACACAGGTGTGAATTCTGCAAGAAGGGATTTCGAAGACcatcagaaaaaaatcagcaTATTATGAGGCACCACAAGGAGGCTCTTTTGTAA
- the ZNF711 gene encoding zinc finger protein 711 isoform X2, whose product MAGTAHIDGDHIVVSVPEAVLVSDVVTDDGITLDPGLAAEVVHGPDIITETDIVTEGVIVPEAVLEADVAIEEDLEETDGDHILTSELITETVRVPEQVFVADLVTGPDGHLEHVVQDCVSGVDSPTVVSEEVLVTNSDTETMIQATDGVPGSTVTIKTEDDEDFDDEDDDEDDEDDDEEDEDDDDVKSTSEDYLMISLDDVGEKLEHMGNTPLKMGNDVSQEDVKEDGFGSEVIKVYIFKAEAEDDVEIGGTEIVTESEYTNGHSVTGVLDQNRMQREKMVYMAVKDSSQDDDISCAEIADEVYMEVIVGEEEGTSLPETQLEHSDVNKTIVPVVWAAAYGDERRASRRYEDCQTSGNTLDLALENRSSTAAQYLQICDGINTNKVLKQKSKKRRRGETRQWQTAVIIGPDGQPLTVYPCHICTKKFKSRGFLKRHMKNHPDHLMRKKYQCTDCDFTTNKKVSFHNHLESHKLINKVDKTHEFSEYTRRYREASPLSSNKLILRDKEPKMHKCKYCDYETAEQGLLNRHLLAVHSKNFSQVCVECGKGFRHPSELKKHMRTHTGEKPYQCQYCVFRCADQSNLKTHIRSKHGNNLPYKCEHCPQAFGDERELQRHLDLFQGHKTHQCPHCDHKSTNSSDLKRHIISVHTKDFPHKCEVCDKGFHRPSELRKHSDIHKGRKIHQCRHCDFKTSDPFILSGHILSVHTKDQSLKCKRCKRGFRQQNELKKHMKTHTGRKIYQCEYCEYSTTDASGFKRHVISIHTKDYPHRCEFCKKGFRRPSEKNQHIMRHHKEALL is encoded by the exons ATGGCTGGTACTGCGCATATCGATGGAGACCATATTGTTGTTTCAGTTCCTGAGGCTGTGTTAGTTTCTGATGTAGTCACAGATGATGGGATAACTCTAGATCCTGGCTTAGCAGCTGAAGTTGTACATGGGCCTGATATCATCACTGAGACTGACATAGTAACAGAAGGTGTGATTGTACCTGAAGCTGTACTTGAAGCTGATGTTGCCATTGAAGAAGATTTAGAGGAAACTGATGGTGATCACATTTTGACTTCCGAATTAATAACAGAAACCGTTAGAGTACCTGAACAGGTTTTTGTGGCTGACCTTGTTACAGGTCCTGATGGACACTTAGAACATGTGGTCCAAGATTGTGTTTCTGGAGTTGACTCTCCCACAGTCGTGTCAGAGGAGGTTCTTGTAACAAATTCAGATACAGAAACTATGATTCAGGCAACTGATGGTGTTCCTGGTTCTACAGTTACAATTAAAACGGAAGATGATGAAGATtttgatgatgaggatgatgatgaagatgatgaggatgatgatgaggaaGATGAGGATGACGATGATGTCAAAAGCACTTCGGAAGATTACTTGATGATATCCT TGGATGATGTTGGTGAAAAATTAGAGCATATGGGAAATACACCATTAAAAATGGGCAATGATGTTTCACAAGAAGATGTTAAAGAAGATGGATTTGGTTCAGAAGTAATAAAAGTGTATATATTCAAAGCTGAGGCTGAAGATGATGTTGAAATAG gtggAACAGAAATTGTGACAGAGAGTGAGTACACTAATGGACATTCTGTAACAGGAGTGCTTGATCAGAACCGAATGCAGCGGGAGAAGATGGTTTACATGGCTGTTAAAGATTCTTCACAAGATGATGAtatca gtTGCGCTGAAATAGCAGATGAAGTTTACATGGAAGTCATTgtaggggaagaggaaggaactTCTCTCCCTGAGACTCAGCTTGAACACTCTGATGTTAATAAAACAATTGTCCCTGTTGTCTGGGCTGCGGCATATG GGGATGAAAGAAGAGCTTCACGAAGATATGAAGATTGCCAAACATCAG GAAATACTTTGGATTTAGCATTAGAAAACAGAAGTAGTACAGCAGCACAGTACCTTCAAATTTGTGATGGCATTAATACAAATAAAGTGCTTAAACAAAAAtctaagaagaggagaagaggagaaaccaGGCAATGGCAAACAG CTGTTATAATAGGTCCGGATGGACAGCCCCTGACAGTGTACCCTTGCCATATTTGTACAAAAAAGTTTAAATCCAGAGGATTCttgaaaaggcacatgaaaaatcaTCCTGATCatttgatgagaaaaaaataccAGTGTACAGATTGTGACTTTACAACTAACAAGAAAGTGAGTTTTCATAACCATTTAGAAAGCCATAAGCTTATTAACAAAGTTGACAAAACTCATGAGTTTTCTGAATACACACGAAGATACAGAGAGGCTAGTCCACTGAGCTCAAATAAACTTATATTGAGGGACAAGGAGCCGAAGATGCACAAATGCAAATACTGTGACTATGAAACTGCAGAGCAAGGACTGTTAAACAGACATTTGCTGGCTGTTCACAGCAAGAATTTTTCTCAAGTTTGTGTTGAGTGTGGCAAGGGCTTTCGACATCCTTCAGAACTCAAGAAGCATATGAGAACCCATACTGGTGAAAAGCCATATCAGTGTCAGTACTGTGTCTTCAGATGTGCAGATCAGTCAAATCTGAAAACTCATATTAGGTCTAAGCATGGTAACAATTTGCCATATAAATGTGAACATTGTCCCCAAGCATTTGGTGATGAAAGGGAACTTCAGCGTCATTTGGATTTGTTCCAAGGACATAAGACACACCAGTGTCCTCATTGTGACCATAAGAGCACCAATTCAAGTGACCTTAAGCGGCACATCATATCTGTACATACTAAGGATTTTCCTCACAAGTGTGAGGTCTGTGATAAAGGTTTTCATCGTCCTTCTGAGCTCAGAAAGCATAGTGATATCCATAAAGGCAGGAAGATTCATCAGTGTAGGCACTGTGACTTTAAAACATCAGATCCATTTATTCTTAGTGGCCATATCCTTTCAGTTCATACTAAGGATCAGTCATTGAAGTGTAAAAGGTGCAAGAGAGGGTTCAGACAACAAAATGAACTCAAAAAACATATGAAGACCCATACTGGAAGAAAGATTTACCAATGTGAGTATTGTGAATACAGCACTACAGATGCGTCTGGCTTTAAACGACACGTGATATCTATACATACAAAGGACTATCCACACAGGTGTGAATTCTGCAAGAAGGGATTTCGAAGACcatcagaaaaaaatcagcaTATTATGAGGCACCACAAGGAGGCTCTTTTGTAA